A genomic window from Triticum urartu cultivar G1812 chromosome 7, Tu2.1, whole genome shotgun sequence includes:
- the LOC125525375 gene encoding uncharacterized protein LOC125525375 isoform X3: MEGPALAIGREEISCLIKSYVMDTAKAATFPLPLLAVAYQQLIHGSSAVIGNESASPLKVWEQLFGVNIVDAASQQIYDASKLADQLVMASKAAKRIGFIGLGAMGFGMASHLLKSGFSVTAYDVYKPTLARFAALGGLTKDSPEEVSRDVEILIIMVANEVQAESVLYGNAGAVSVLPAGTSIILSSTVSPGFVTQLKGRLEAECREIKLVDAPVSGGVKRAADGTLTVIVSGTDEALHCTGRVLSALSEKLYLIKGGCGAASSVKMVNQLLAGVHIASAAEAMAFGARLNLRTRRVFEIIQHARGYSWMFGNRVPHMLDNDYTPLSAVDIFVKDLGIVSRESSNLRIPLHVSSVAHQLFVSGSASGWGRYDDSAVVKVYETLSGVKVEGRPPMLNKEDVLRSLPVEWPEVPMDDLVSSASHDSKKVLVVLDDDPTGTQTVHDIEVLTEWPVEALTEQFLKLPTCFFILTNSRSMIADKAALLVKDICRNLEAAAKTVPGISYTVVLRGDSTLRGHFPEEADAVVSVLGDMDAWIICPFFLQGGRYTIDDIHYVADSERLIPAGETEFAKDAAFGYTSSNLKQWVEEKTKGRILENQVSTISISLLRKEGPDAVCQLLCSLEKGSACIVNAASERDMNVFAAGMIQAELQGKRFLCRTAASFVSARIGIKPKPPIRPNDLGLKRHLAGGLIVVGSYVPKTTKQVDELRSQCAQSLRVIEVSVEMISLKSTEERDQEISRIVELGNAYIQSGRDTLIVTSRQLITGKTPEESLEINYKVSSALVEIVRRIDSRPRYILAKGGITSSDLATKALEARRAKVMGQALAGVPLWQLGPESRHPGVPYIVFPGNVGDNSALAEVVQNWACPSRSSTKELLLNAEKSGYAVGAFNVYNLEGIEAVIAAAEAEGSPAILQVHPSSLKQGGVPLVACCIAAAERASVPITVHYDHGADKHDLLGALEMGFDSVMVDGSHLTLEKNILYTKNISSLAHAKGMLVEAELGRLSGTEDGLTVEEYEARFTDIAQAEQFIDETGIDALAVCIGNVHGKYPPSGPNLRLDLLKELRALTMKKGVSLVLHGASGLPHELVKECIDLGVRKFNVNTEVRNSYLQSLKKPEKDLVQVMESAKEAMKAVVAEKMRLFGSAGKA; this comes from the exons ATGGAGGGTCCGGCACTAGCAATTGGAAGAGAGGAGATTTCTTGTTTGATCAAG AGCTACGTGATGGATACGGCTAAAGCAGCAACGTTCCCTCTGCCACTTCTAGCTGTTGCCTATCAACAATTAATACATG GTTCTTCAGCAGTAATTGGCAATGAATCCGCTTCGCCGTTGAAG GTTTGGGAACAACTATTTGGAGTAAACATCGTAGATGCTGCCAGTCAACAAATCTATGACGCAAGCAAATTAGCTGACCAGCTTGTTATGGCCTCGAAAGCAGCAAAGAGGATCGGCTTTATTGGTCTTGGAGCTATGGGCTTTGGAATGGCATCTCATTTGCTAAAATCAGGGTTCTCCGTAACTGCTTATGAT GTCTACAAGCCAACACTGGCCAGGTTTGCTGCTTTAGGTGGATTGACCAAAGATTCTCCTGAGGAAGTATCAAGAG ATGTGGAAATCCTTATCATCATGGTTGCAAATGAAGTTCAAGCTGAAAGTGTCCTATATGGAAATGCTGGTGCTGTCTCAG TTTTGCCAGCGGGAACATCCATCATTCTGTCATCTACAGTTTCTCCTGGCTTTGTGACTCAACTCAAAGGAAGATTGGAAG CTGAATGCCGAGAGATAAAGTTGGTTGATGCTCCGGTATCTGGTGGTGTCAAGAGAGCAGCGGACGGGACACTAACT GTAATTGTTTCGGGAACAGATGAAGCTCTGCATTGTACGGGTAGAGTTTTGTCAG CACTAAGTGAGAAACTATATCTCATCAAAGGAGGATGCGGAGCTGCGAG TTCTGTTAAAATGGTGAACCAACTTCTTGCTGGGGTCCATATAGCCTCAGCAGCTGAAGCAATGGCATTTGGTGCTCGATTAAATTTGCGAACAAGAAGAGTTTTCGAAATTATTCAACATGCAAGAGGTTACTCGTG GATGTTTGGAAACCGTGTGCCACACATGCTTGATAATGATTATACACCTTTATCTGCGGTGGACATATTCGTCAAGGATCTT GGTATAGTATCTCGTGAAAGCTCCAACTTGAGGATCCCATTGCATGTCTCTAGTGTTGCTCATCAGCTGTTTGTTTCAG GCTCTGCTTCTGGATGGGGTCGATATGATGATAGTGCTGTTGTAAAG GTATATGAGACATTATCTGGAGTAAAAGTAGAAGGAAGACCACCCATGCTTAATAAAGAAGATGTCCTGCGTTCTCTTCCTGTTGAGTGGCCAGAAGTTCCAATGGATGATCTTGTTTCCTCTGCATCTCATGATAGCAAAAAGGTTCTTGTAGTTTTAGATGATGATCCAACTGGAACTCAAACAGTTCATGATATAGAGGTCTTAACTGAATG GCCAGTTGAAGCCCTCACAGAGCAGTTTCTGAAACTACCAACCTGCTTTTTTATTTTGACAAACTCCCGTTCAATGATTGCTGATAAG GCCGCACTGTTAGTAAAAGATATCTGCAGAAATCTTGAAGCTGCAGCAAAGACTGTCCCTGGTATTAGTTATACAGTGGTCTTGCGAGGTGATTCCACTCTACGTGGCCATTTCCCAGAG GAAGCTGATGCAGTTGTTTCAGTATTAGGCGACATGGATGCTTGGATAATATGCCCATTCTTCCTTCAAGGTGGGCGGTACACTATTGATGATATTCATTATGTTGCAGACTCTGAAAG ATTGATTCCTGCTGGTGAGACTGAGTTTGCCAAGGATGCAGCTTTTGGCTATACATCTTCCAATCTCAAACAG TGGGTTGAAGAAAAGACTAAAGGAAGGATTTTGGAGAACCAAGTTTCAACAATTTCCATAAGTCTTTTACGTAAAGAAGGACCAGATGCAGTCTGTCAGCTTCTCTGCAGCTTGGAGAAG GGCTCTGCGTGTATTGTCAACGCTGCCAGTGAAAGGGACATGAATGTCTTTGCTGCTGGAATGATCCAG GCTGAATTGCAAGGAAAGCGGTTTCTGTGTCGCACAGCTGCAAGTTTTGTGAGTGCTAGAATTGGAATCAAGCCAAAGCCACCTATCCGCCCAAATGACCTTGGATTAAAAAGACATTTAGCGGGAGGCCTCATAGTTGTTGGTTCTTATGTGCCAAAAACTACGAAGCAG GTCGACGAGCTTCGTTCACAATGCGCACAATCCCTCAGAGTGATAGAG GTATCTGTTGAGATGATCTCACTGAAATCAACTGAGGAGAGAGACCAAGAAATCAGCAGAATTGTTGAATTGGGAAATGCTTATATACAGTCTGGGAGAGACACGCTAATCGTCACCAGCCGCCAACTCATTACCGGAAAAA CTCCTGAAGAAAGCTTAGAAATTAATTACAAAGTGAGCTCAGCACTAGTAGAGATTGTGCGAAGAATTGATAGTCGACCCCGTTACATCCTCGCAAAG GGAGGAATCACTTCATCTGATCTTGCTACAAAAGCTTTGGAAGCTCGGCGTGCCAAAGTAATGGGACAAGCTTTAGCTGGTGTGCCTTTGTGGCAGCTTGGCCCTGAGAGTAGACATCCTGGTGTCCCCTACATTGTTTTTCCTG GTAATGTTGGTGATAACAGTGCTCTTGCAGAAGTGGTCCAGAATTGGGCTTGCCCTTCTAGAAGTTCAACAAAAGAACTTCTCCTT AACGCGGAGAAGAGTGGCTATGCAGTTGGTGCTTTCAATGTATATAATCTTGAGGGAATTGAAGCTGTAATTGCAGCTGCCGAGGCTGAAGGAAGTCCTGCTATCCTGCAG GTTCATCCCAGTTCCCTGAAGCAAGGTGGAGTTCCGTTGGTAGCATGCTGCATTGCTGCAGCAGAACGAGCCAGC GTACCTATCACTGTCCATTATGATCACGGGGCTGACAAGCATGATTTGCTTGGAGCTCTTGAAATG GGATTTGATTCAGTCATGGTGGATGGTTCCCATCTAACTTTAGAAAAGAACATCTTATACACAAAGAACATATCTTCCCTGGCTCATGCTAAAGGCATGCTTGTGGAAGCTGAACTTGGGAGACTATCAGGCACTGAAGATGGCCTGACAGTTGAAGAATATGAAGCGAGATTTACTGATATTGCTCAG GCTGAGCAGTTTATTGATGAAACTGGTATTGATGCATTAGCAGTATGCATTGGGAATGTTCACGGAAAATATCCTCCCAGTGGACCGAACCTGAGACTTGACTTGCTAAAG GAACTTCGCGCATTAACTATGAAGAAAGGAGTTAGCTTGGTACTTCATGGAGCATCTGGCCTCCCTCATGAACTTGTAAAG GAGTGCATAGATTTGGGGGTGAGGAAATTCAACGTGAACACGGAGGTCCGCAACAGCTACCTGCAGTCACTCAAGAAGCCAGAAAAGGACCTGGTTCAGGTCATGGAGTCTGCCAAGGAAGCAATGAAAGCTGTTGTAGCAGAGAAGATGCGCCTCTTCGGATCCGCAGGCAAAGCCTGA